A window of the Streptomyces sp. Ag109_O5-10 genome harbors these coding sequences:
- a CDS encoding DUF3180 domain-containing protein, which yields MKELRIRVLAGVFVVAGVLSWAAARLWNAVGTLPSVPVAAPIVLALIAVVLLSTALSLRARLKAQRERRPGAKGVDPLMAARAVVFGQASALVAALVAGMYGGTGVVLLELLDLPTRRDQALYAAFSVVAGIAVIAAALFLERVCKLPEDDDNNHSGAEPVA from the coding sequence GTGAAAGAGCTGCGGATCAGGGTGCTGGCCGGCGTCTTCGTCGTGGCCGGAGTGCTGTCCTGGGCGGCCGCCCGCCTCTGGAACGCGGTGGGGACGCTGCCGAGCGTGCCCGTGGCGGCCCCGATCGTCCTCGCCCTGATCGCCGTGGTCCTGCTCTCCACCGCGCTCTCGCTGCGCGCCCGCCTCAAGGCCCAGCGCGAGCGCCGCCCTGGCGCCAAGGGCGTGGACCCCCTGATGGCGGCCCGCGCCGTCGTCTTCGGCCAGGCGAGCGCGCTCGTCGCCGCTCTCGTGGCCGGCATGTACGGCGGCACCGGCGTCGTCCTCCTCGAACTCCTCGACCTCCCCACCCGCCGCGACCAGGCCCTCTACGCGGCCTTCTCGGTCGTCGCCGGCATCGCCGTCATAGCGGCGGCCCTCTTCCTGGAACGGGTGTGCAAGCTCCCGGAGGACGACGACAACAACCACAGCGGGGCCGAGCCGGTGGCGTGA
- the tilS gene encoding tRNA lysidine(34) synthetase TilS, whose product MGPHPAVAAIRLAVRRVLHDILTDDSRHCRTTGERTGGRIGVRLARPAGSLSEAPEIPEQNPNERPPSPLVLVACSGGADSMALASALAFEAPKLGIRAGGITVDHGLQPGSDLRAEEVVLRLRELGLDPVESITVTVGRDGGPEAAARDARYAALDAALERHGGAAILLGHTRDDQAETVLLGLARGSGIRSLSGMAAVSGAGGRYRRPFLQLDRQTARKACMVQSLPVWDDPHNTDPAYTRSRLRHEGLPALEKALGKGVVEALARTAQLSRDDADALDTWASQAEASVRDAAGLLECAKLYALPPAVRRRILRRAAIEAGAPAGSLFARHIEEVDRLITGWRGQGAINLPGKVVAQRQGGRLVIRQG is encoded by the coding sequence ATGGGTCCCCATCCTGCGGTCGCGGCGATACGCCTGGCGGTCCGCCGCGTCCTCCACGACATCCTCACCGACGACAGCCGCCACTGCCGTACCACCGGTGAGCGCACCGGCGGACGGATCGGCGTGCGCCTCGCCCGCCCCGCCGGCAGCCTCTCCGAGGCCCCGGAGATCCCGGAGCAGAACCCGAACGAGCGGCCCCCCTCCCCGCTCGTCCTCGTCGCGTGCTCCGGCGGCGCCGACTCCATGGCGCTCGCCTCCGCCCTCGCCTTCGAGGCCCCCAAACTCGGCATCCGCGCGGGCGGCATCACCGTCGACCACGGCCTGCAGCCCGGCTCCGACCTGCGCGCCGAGGAGGTCGTCCTGCGGCTGCGCGAACTCGGCCTCGACCCGGTCGAGTCCATCACCGTGACCGTCGGCCGCGACGGCGGACCCGAGGCCGCCGCCCGTGACGCCCGCTACGCCGCCCTGGACGCCGCGCTCGAACGGCACGGCGGCGCCGCGATCCTGCTCGGCCACACCCGGGACGACCAGGCCGAAACCGTCCTGCTCGGCCTCGCCCGCGGCTCCGGCATCCGCTCCCTGTCCGGAATGGCCGCGGTCTCGGGGGCCGGCGGCCGTTACCGCCGCCCGTTCCTCCAGCTGGACCGGCAGACCGCCCGCAAGGCCTGCATGGTCCAGTCCCTGCCCGTCTGGGACGACCCGCACAACACGGACCCGGCCTACACCCGCTCCCGGCTGCGCCACGAGGGCCTGCCGGCCCTGGAGAAGGCACTCGGCAAGGGCGTCGTCGAGGCGCTCGCCCGCACCGCCCAGCTCTCCCGCGACGACGCCGACGCCCTCGACACCTGGGCCAGCCAGGCCGAGGCCTCCGTACGGGACGCCGCGGGCCTGCTGGAGTGCGCCAAGCTCTACGCGCTGCCCCCCGCGGTACGCCGCCGCATCCTGCGCCGCGCGGCCATCGAGGCGGGCGCACCGGCCGGTTCCCTGTTCGCCCGGCACATCGAGGAAGTCGACCGCCTCATCACCGGATGGCGAGGCCAGGGGGCCATCAATCTCCCCGGCAAAGTCGTCGCCCAGCGCCAGGGTGGCAGACTGGTGATTCGGCAAGGCTGA
- a CDS encoding nuclear transport factor 2 family protein → MSAPHTDVEQVEAANTAFYEALENGDFETVSGLWLAPADLGVDEEYHDPADSGVISCVHPGWPVLTGRGEVLRSYALIMANTDYIQFFLTDVHVSVTGDTALVTCTENILSGGPAPEGGQELGPLVGQLVVATNVFRRTRDGWKLWSHHASPVLSETDEDEEDDTPS, encoded by the coding sequence GTGAGCGCCCCCCATACCGACGTCGAGCAGGTCGAGGCCGCCAACACCGCCTTCTACGAGGCACTGGAGAACGGCGACTTCGAAACCGTCTCCGGCCTCTGGCTCGCCCCCGCCGACCTGGGCGTCGACGAGGAGTACCACGACCCCGCCGACAGCGGCGTGATCTCCTGCGTGCATCCCGGCTGGCCGGTCCTCACCGGCCGCGGCGAGGTCCTGCGGTCGTACGCGCTGATCATGGCGAACACCGACTACATCCAGTTCTTCCTCACCGACGTGCACGTCTCCGTCACCGGCGACACCGCCCTGGTGACCTGCACGGAGAACATCCTCAGCGGCGGTCCGGCCCCCGAGGGCGGCCAGGAACTCGGCCCGCTGGTCGGACAGCTGGTCGTCGCCACGAACGTGTTCCGGCGCACCCGGGACGGCTGGAAACTCTGGTCCCACCACGCCTCCCCGGTGCTCTCCGAGACCGACGAGGACGAAGAGGACGACACGCCCTCCTGA
- a CDS encoding phosphatidylglycerol lysyltransferase domain-containing protein → MSGWVPSRSSRARRIVRGPRPEAVPALVGRACAVVGVLDIAAGVFPRFRHSRMHAMAEVLPGSLGPFAAALSLSVGVLLLLLAHGLKRRKRRAWRAAVALLPAGAVSQFVYRHSLIGALISLALFVPLVIHRDEFKALPDPRSRWRALANFVLMSAGSLALGLVVVSAHPKRTIGDPSLADRITHVLYGLFGFEGPVDYEGSTSWTVAFSLGALGLITAVTTIYLAFRPEHPAAHLTEEDEAQLRTLLEKHGARDSLGHFALRRDKAVVFSPSGKAAVTYRVVSGVMLASGDPIGDVEAWPGAIERFMDEAKAHSWTPAVMGCSETGGEVWTRETGLDALELGDEAVVDVADFSLAGRAMRNVRQMVKRIERAGYETRVRRIRDLGEAELDRIRRAAEDWRGTDTERGFSMALGRIGDPADGDCLIATAHKADETPGQYGDLKAILHFVPWGTDGVSLDLMRRDRAADPGMNELLIVAALQAAPKLGITRISLNFAMFRSALARGEKIGAGPVLRAWRGLLVFLSRWFQIESLYKFNAKFQPRWEPRFVVYRASGDLPRIGLAAMQAEGFVSLALPLPRFLRRQTPAPRPCAHGVAEQGVRAA, encoded by the coding sequence ATGTCGGGCTGGGTTCCGAGCCGATCAAGCCGGGCGCGGCGGATAGTCCGTGGCCCGCGCCCTGAGGCTGTCCCCGCCCTGGTCGGCAGGGCGTGCGCGGTCGTGGGCGTCCTGGACATCGCCGCGGGCGTCTTCCCGCGCTTCCGTCACAGCCGTATGCACGCCATGGCCGAGGTGCTGCCGGGCTCGCTCGGCCCGTTCGCCGCCGCGCTCTCGCTCAGCGTCGGCGTGCTGCTGCTGCTGCTCGCGCACGGGCTCAAGCGGCGCAAGCGCCGGGCATGGCGGGCCGCGGTCGCACTGCTGCCGGCAGGAGCGGTCTCGCAGTTCGTCTACCGGCACTCGCTCATCGGCGCGCTGATCTCGCTGGCCCTGTTCGTGCCGCTCGTGATCCACCGCGACGAGTTCAAGGCACTGCCCGACCCGCGCAGCCGGTGGCGCGCGCTCGCCAACTTCGTCCTCATGAGCGCCGGTTCGCTCGCGCTCGGCCTGGTCGTCGTCAGCGCCCACCCGAAGCGCACCATCGGCGACCCCAGCCTGGCCGACCGCATCACCCACGTCCTGTACGGCCTGTTCGGCTTCGAGGGCCCCGTCGACTACGAGGGCTCCACCTCCTGGACGGTCGCCTTCTCCCTCGGCGCCCTCGGCCTGATCACCGCGGTCACCACCATCTACCTCGCCTTCCGCCCCGAGCACCCCGCCGCCCACCTCACCGAGGAGGACGAGGCCCAGCTGCGCACCCTCCTCGAGAAGCACGGCGCCCGCGACTCCCTCGGCCACTTCGCGCTCCGCCGCGACAAGGCGGTCGTCTTCTCCCCCAGCGGCAAGGCGGCGGTCACCTACCGCGTCGTCTCCGGCGTGATGCTCGCCAGCGGCGATCCCATCGGCGACGTCGAGGCCTGGCCCGGCGCCATCGAACGCTTCATGGACGAGGCCAAGGCCCACTCCTGGACCCCCGCCGTCATGGGCTGCTCGGAGACGGGCGGCGAGGTGTGGACCCGCGAGACCGGCCTGGACGCCCTCGAACTGGGCGACGAGGCGGTGGTCGACGTGGCGGATTTCTCGCTCGCCGGACGCGCGATGCGCAACGTGCGCCAGATGGTCAAGCGCATCGAGCGGGCCGGCTACGAAACCCGGGTACGGCGCATCCGTGACCTCGGCGAGGCCGAACTCGACCGTATCCGCCGGGCCGCCGAGGACTGGCGCGGCACCGACACCGAGCGCGGCTTCTCCATGGCGCTCGGCCGCATCGGCGACCCCGCCGACGGCGACTGCCTGATCGCCACCGCCCACAAGGCGGACGAGACGCCCGGCCAGTACGGCGACCTCAAGGCGATCCTGCACTTCGTGCCCTGGGGCACCGACGGCGTCTCCCTCGACCTGATGCGCCGCGACCGCGCCGCCGACCCCGGCATGAACGAGCTGCTCATCGTGGCCGCCCTCCAGGCCGCCCCGAAGCTCGGCATCACCAGGATCTCGCTCAACTTCGCGATGTTCCGCTCGGCCCTCGCCCGCGGCGAGAAGATCGGCGCGGGACCGGTGCTCCGCGCCTGGCGCGGACTGCTGGTGTTCCTCTCCCGCTGGTTCCAGATCGAGTCGCTGTACAAGTTCAACGCCAAGTTCCAGCCCCGCTGGGAGCCGCGCTTCGTGGTCTACCGGGCCTCCGGCGACCTCCCGCGCATCGGGCTCGCCGCCATGCAGGCCGAGGGCTTCGTCAGCCTCGCCCTCCCGCTGCCGCGGTTCCTGCGCCGCCAGACGCCCGCCCCCCGCCCGTGCGCCCACGGCGTCGCCGAACAGGGTGTACGCGCGGCCTGA
- the folB gene encoding dihydroneopterin aldolase — protein sequence MDRVALRGLRARGHHGVFPKEREEGQTFIVDLALGLDTRPAAADDDLTKTVHYGIVAEEVVAVVEGEPVNLIETLAERIAQVCLKHEGVREVEVQVHKPDAPITVPFDDVTVTITRSRV from the coding sequence GTGGATCGTGTCGCGCTGCGCGGCCTCAGGGCCCGCGGGCACCACGGTGTCTTCCCCAAGGAGCGCGAGGAGGGCCAGACCTTCATCGTGGACCTCGCCCTCGGCCTGGACACCCGTCCGGCGGCGGCCGACGACGACCTGACCAAGACCGTGCACTACGGCATCGTGGCCGAGGAGGTCGTCGCCGTGGTCGAGGGGGAACCGGTGAACCTGATCGAGACGCTCGCCGAGCGGATCGCCCAGGTCTGCCTCAAGCACGAGGGGGTAAGAGAGGTCGAGGTCCAGGTCCACAAGCCGGACGCGCCCATCACCGTCCCCTTCGACGACGTCACCGTCACCATCACCCGGAGCCGAGTATGA
- the folK gene encoding 2-amino-4-hydroxy-6-hydroxymethyldihydropteridine diphosphokinase — translation MTASSLRGPSDPTVQPVPASVVEQVDAADTTLSNPKRAVVALGSNLGNRLETLQGAVDALEDTPGVRIKAVSPVYETEPWGVEPGSQPTYFNAIVVLKTTLPPSSLLERAHAVEEAFNRVRDEHWGPRTLDVDIVAYADVVSDDPHLTLPHPRAHERAFVLAPWYDIDPEALLPGRGTVADLLAAVTRHGVEARGDLELRLPE, via the coding sequence ATGACCGCATCCTCCCTGCGGGGCCCGAGCGACCCGACCGTCCAGCCGGTGCCCGCCTCCGTCGTCGAGCAGGTCGACGCCGCCGACACCACCCTGTCCAACCCCAAACGCGCCGTGGTCGCCCTCGGCTCCAACCTCGGCAACCGCCTGGAGACCCTCCAGGGCGCCGTCGACGCCCTGGAGGACACCCCCGGCGTCCGCATCAAGGCCGTGTCGCCGGTGTACGAGACGGAGCCGTGGGGCGTCGAGCCCGGCAGCCAGCCGACGTACTTCAACGCGATCGTGGTGCTGAAGACCACCCTCCCGCCGTCCTCCCTGCTGGAGCGGGCACACGCGGTCGAGGAGGCGTTCAACCGGGTGCGGGACGAGCACTGGGGCCCGCGCACCCTCGACGTCGACATCGTCGCCTACGCCGACGTCGTCTCCGACGACCCGCACCTCACCCTCCCGCACCCGCGCGCCCACGAGCGCGCCTTCGTGCTCGCGCCCTGGTACGACATCGACCCCGAGGCCCTGCTGCCCGGCCGCGGCACGGTCGCGGATCTCCTGGCCGCCGTCACCCGGCACGGCGTGGAAGCGCGCGGGGACCTGGAACTCCGACTGCCCGAGTAG
- a CDS encoding zinc-dependent metalloprotease — protein sequence MTSIGGAASSGMVDWNLAVATATRLVRPGPEVSRDEARGIVAELRRHAKASEEHVRGFTRMGTDGIHDTPVLVVDRPGWVKANVAGFRELLKPLLEKMQERRSGSPGGAVLGAVGGKVTGVELGMLLSFLSSRVLGQYETFAPSSRDLPADENGGGRLLLVAPNIVHVERELDVQPHDFRLWVCLHEETHRTQFTAVPWLRAHLEGEIQSFLSETDVDPMTVLERIRDAAQSLAGSRPEAEEDDGGRSFVELVQTPAQREILGRLTAVMSLLEGHADFVMDGVGPAVVPTVAEIREKFQQRRAKGASRLDMTLRKLLGLDAKLRQYRDGERFVRAVVEQVGMDGFNRVWTSPNTLPTKAEIAKPADWVARVHRKAES from the coding sequence ATGACGAGCATCGGTGGCGCTGCTTCTTCTGGGATGGTCGACTGGAATCTCGCGGTGGCGACCGCGACGCGGCTCGTACGGCCGGGCCCCGAGGTGAGCCGCGACGAGGCCCGGGGCATCGTCGCGGAACTGCGTCGGCACGCGAAGGCCTCGGAGGAACACGTCCGGGGCTTCACTCGTATGGGGACCGACGGCATCCACGACACCCCCGTTCTGGTGGTCGACAGGCCCGGCTGGGTGAAGGCGAACGTCGCCGGATTCCGCGAACTCCTCAAGCCGCTGCTCGAGAAGATGCAGGAGCGGCGCTCGGGCTCCCCCGGAGGCGCGGTCCTCGGTGCGGTCGGCGGCAAGGTCACCGGCGTCGAACTCGGCATGCTGCTGTCGTTCCTGTCGTCCCGGGTCCTCGGCCAGTACGAGACCTTCGCCCCCTCCTCCCGCGACCTCCCGGCGGACGAGAACGGCGGTGGCCGGCTGCTGCTCGTCGCCCCGAACATCGTCCACGTGGAGCGCGAACTCGACGTCCAGCCCCACGACTTCCGGCTGTGGGTGTGCCTGCACGAGGAGACGCACCGCACCCAGTTCACGGCGGTGCCCTGGCTGCGCGCCCATCTGGAGGGCGAGATCCAGTCGTTCCTGTCGGAGACCGACGTCGACCCGATGACCGTCCTCGAACGCATCAGGGACGCCGCCCAGTCCCTCGCCGGGAGCCGCCCCGAGGCCGAGGAGGACGACGGCGGACGGTCGTTCGTCGAACTCGTGCAGACCCCCGCCCAGCGCGAGATCCTCGGCCGGCTCACCGCCGTCATGTCCCTCCTGGAGGGCCACGCCGACTTCGTCATGGACGGCGTCGGACCCGCTGTCGTGCCGACCGTCGCCGAGATCCGCGAGAAGTTCCAGCAGCGGCGTGCCAAGGGCGCCTCCCGGCTCGACATGACCCTGCGCAAGCTGCTCGGCCTGGATGCCAAACTCCGTCAGTACCGGGACGGCGAACGGTTCGTGCGGGCCGTCGTCGAGCAGGTCGGCATGGACGGCTTCAACCGGGTGTGGACCTCCCCGAACACGCTGCCGACCAAGGCGGAGATCGCCAAACCGGCGGACTGGGTCGCGCGGGTGCACCGCAAGGCCGAGTCGTGA
- the ftsH gene encoding ATP-dependent zinc metalloprotease FtsH yields MDVKRYFRGPVMWIVLAVLAVVVLMQVVGSSGGYKTVDTGQVVAAINDNRVASAKLTTGDEQTIKVTLKNGEKVDGSSKIQASYIGDQGVALANTLQTKYQDKQITDGYTVAPTKQNAFVSVLLSLLPFVLIVVVFLFLMNQMQGGGSRVMNFGKSKAKLITKDTPKTTFSDVAGCDEAVEELHEIKEFLQEPAKFQAVGAKIPKGVLLYGRPGTGKTLLARAVAGEAGVPFYSISGSDFVEMFVGVGASRVRDLFEQAKANAPAIVFVDEIDAVGRHRGAGLGGGHDEREQTLNQLLVEMDGFDVKGGVILIAATNRPDILDPALLRPGRFDRQIAVDPPDLQGRLEILKVHQKGKPVAPDVDLAAVARRTPGFTGADLSNVLNEAALLTARSDRKLIDNQMLDEAIDRVVAGPQKRTRIMSDKEKKITAYHEGGHALVAAASPNSDPVHKITILSRGRALGYTMVLPDEDKYSTTRNEMLDQLAYMLGGRAAEELVFHDPTTGAANDIEKATATARAMVTQYGMTERLGAIKFGGDNTEPFLGREMSHQRDYSEEVAALVDEEVKKLIENAHNEAWEILVENRDVLDNLVLQLLEKETLGKEEIAEIFSAIVKRPARPAWTGSSRRTPSTRPPVLSPKELALTNGANGATAAISTAKATAAESAPAVEKAPEDRPES; encoded by the coding sequence ATGGACGTGAAGCGATACTTCCGTGGGCCGGTCATGTGGATCGTGCTGGCCGTCCTTGCCGTGGTCGTGTTGATGCAGGTCGTCGGCTCGTCCGGCGGCTACAAGACGGTGGACACCGGCCAGGTCGTGGCGGCGATCAATGACAACAGGGTGGCATCGGCCAAGCTGACCACCGGCGACGAGCAGACCATCAAGGTCACGCTCAAGAACGGCGAGAAGGTCGACGGCAGCTCGAAGATCCAGGCGAGCTACATCGGCGACCAGGGCGTGGCCCTCGCCAACACGCTGCAGACCAAGTACCAGGACAAGCAGATCACCGACGGCTACACCGTCGCGCCGACCAAGCAGAACGCCTTCGTCAGCGTCCTGCTCTCCCTGCTGCCCTTCGTCCTCATCGTGGTCGTCTTCCTGTTCCTGATGAACCAGATGCAGGGCGGCGGCTCCCGGGTCATGAACTTCGGCAAGTCCAAGGCGAAGCTCATCACCAAGGACACCCCGAAGACGACCTTCTCGGACGTCGCGGGCTGCGACGAGGCGGTCGAGGAACTCCACGAGATCAAGGAGTTCCTGCAGGAGCCGGCCAAGTTCCAGGCCGTCGGCGCCAAGATCCCCAAGGGCGTGCTCCTCTACGGCCGTCCCGGCACCGGCAAGACGCTCCTCGCGCGTGCCGTCGCCGGCGAGGCAGGGGTTCCCTTCTACTCGATCTCCGGTTCCGACTTCGTCGAGATGTTCGTCGGTGTCGGTGCCTCCCGGGTCCGTGACCTCTTCGAGCAGGCCAAGGCGAACGCCCCGGCGATCGTCTTCGTCGACGAGATCGACGCGGTCGGCCGCCACCGCGGCGCCGGCCTCGGCGGCGGTCACGACGAGCGCGAGCAGACGCTGAACCAGCTGCTCGTCGAGATGGACGGCTTCGACGTCAAGGGCGGCGTGATCCTCATCGCCGCGACGAACCGGCCGGACATCCTCGACCCGGCGCTGCTGCGCCCCGGCCGTTTCGACCGCCAGATCGCGGTCGACCCGCCGGACCTGCAGGGCCGTCTGGAGATCCTCAAGGTCCACCAGAAGGGCAAGCCGGTCGCGCCCGACGTCGACCTCGCGGCGGTCGCCCGCCGTACCCCGGGCTTCACCGGCGCCGACCTGTCGAACGTGCTGAACGAGGCGGCGCTGCTCACGGCCCGCAGCGACCGCAAGCTCATCGACAACCAGATGCTCGACGAGGCGATCGACCGCGTGGTCGCGGGCCCGCAGAAGCGGACCCGGATCATGTCGGACAAGGAGAAGAAGATCACCGCGTACCACGAGGGCGGCCACGCCCTGGTCGCGGCGGCCTCCCCGAACTCCGACCCGGTCCACAAGATCACGATCTTGTCCCGCGGCCGCGCCCTCGGTTACACGATGGTCCTGCCGGACGAGGACAAGTACTCGACCACGCGCAACGAGATGCTCGACCAGCTCGCCTACATGCTGGGCGGTCGCGCGGCGGAGGAACTGGTCTTCCACGACCCGACCACCGGCGCCGCCAACGACATCGAGAAGGCCACGGCCACCGCCCGCGCGATGGTCACGCAGTACGGCATGACCGAGCGTCTCGGCGCGATCAAGTTCGGCGGCGACAACACCGAGCCCTTCCTCGGCCGTGAGATGTCCCACCAGCGCGACTACTCGGAAGAGGTCGCCGCCCTGGTGGACGAGGAAGTCAAGAAGCTGATCGAGAACGCGCACAACGAGGCCTGGGAGATCCTGGTCGAGAACCGCGACGTCCTCGACAACCTGGTGCTCCAGCTCCTGGAGAAGGAGACGCTGGGCAAGGAGGAGATCGCCGAGATCTTCTCCGCCATCGTCAAGCGCCCGGCCCGGCCGGCCTGGACCGGCTCCTCCCGCCGCACGCCGTCCACCCGCCCGCCGGTGCTCTCTCCGAAGGAGCTCGCACTGACCAACGGGGCCAACGGCGCCACCGCGGCGATCAGCACCGCCAAGGCCACGGCGGCCGAATCCGCCCCCGCGGTCGAGAAGGCTCCCGAGGACCGCCCCGAGAGCTGA
- the folE gene encoding GTP cyclohydrolase I FolE, with product MTDPVTLDGEGTIGEFDEKRAENAVRELLIAVGEDPEREGLRETPARVARAYKEIFAGLWQKPEDVLTTTFDIGHDEMVLVKDIEVYSTCEHHLVPFHGVAHVGYIPSVTGKITGLSKLARLVDVYARRPQVQERLTTQIADSLMQILEPRGVIVVVECEHMCMSMRGIRKPGAKTITSAVRGQLRDAATRNEAMSLIMAR from the coding sequence ATGACCGACCCCGTGACCCTGGACGGCGAAGGCACCATCGGCGAGTTCGACGAGAAACGCGCCGAGAACGCCGTACGCGAACTCCTCATCGCGGTCGGCGAGGACCCGGAGCGCGAGGGCCTGCGGGAGACTCCGGCGCGGGTGGCGCGGGCCTACAAGGAGATCTTCGCCGGGCTGTGGCAGAAGCCCGAGGACGTCCTGACCACCACGTTCGACATCGGGCACGACGAGATGGTGCTGGTGAAGGACATCGAGGTCTACAGCACCTGTGAACACCACCTGGTGCCGTTCCACGGCGTCGCCCACGTCGGGTACATCCCGTCGGTGACCGGGAAGATCACTGGGCTGTCCAAACTGGCCCGGCTGGTCGACGTCTACGCCCGCCGCCCGCAGGTGCAGGAACGTCTCACTACGCAGATCGCGGACTCGCTGATGCAGATCCTGGAGCCGCGCGGCGTCATCGTGGTCGTCGAGTGCGAGCACATGTGCATGTCGATGCGGGGGATCCGCAAGCCCGGCGCGAAGACCATAACGTCGGCGGTCCGTGGCCAGCTGCGGGACGCGGCCACCCGGAACGAGGCGATGAGCCTCATCATGGCGCGCTGA
- the folP gene encoding dihydropteroate synthase, translated as MSNHSGRGQVAGLPAWDRCAVMGVVNVTPDSFSDGGRWFDTTAAVKHGLDLGAQGADLVDVGGESTRPGATRVDEDEELRRVVPVVRGLASEGVVVSVDTMRASVARQALAAGAALVNDVSGGLADPDMIPVVADSGAPFVVMHWRGFLEGGNVKGVYGDVVGEVLDELHARVDAVLAGGVSPDRIVVDPGLGFSKNSEHDLTLLAHLDRLHALGHPLLVAASRKRFLGRVLAGPEGAPPPARERDAATAAVSALAAHAGAWAVRVHEVRATADAVRVARAIESARTGDGAPGEGAR; from the coding sequence ATGAGCAACCACAGCGGACGTGGCCAGGTGGCAGGGCTTCCGGCATGGGACCGGTGCGCGGTCATGGGGGTCGTGAACGTCACCCCCGACTCCTTCTCCGACGGCGGCCGCTGGTTCGACACGACCGCCGCCGTCAAGCACGGCCTCGACCTCGGCGCCCAGGGCGCCGACCTGGTCGACGTCGGCGGCGAGTCCACCCGCCCGGGCGCCACCCGCGTCGACGAGGACGAGGAACTGCGCCGGGTCGTCCCCGTCGTCCGCGGCCTCGCCTCCGAAGGCGTCGTCGTCTCCGTCGACACCATGCGCGCCTCCGTCGCCCGGCAGGCCCTCGCCGCCGGCGCCGCCCTCGTCAACGACGTCAGCGGCGGCCTCGCCGACCCCGACATGATCCCCGTCGTCGCCGACTCCGGCGCCCCCTTCGTCGTCATGCACTGGCGCGGTTTCCTGGAGGGCGGCAACGTCAAGGGCGTGTACGGCGACGTCGTCGGCGAGGTCCTCGACGAACTGCACGCGCGCGTGGACGCCGTCCTGGCCGGCGGCGTCTCCCCCGACCGGATCGTCGTCGACCCCGGCCTCGGCTTCTCCAAGAACTCCGAGCACGACCTGACCCTGCTCGCCCACCTCGACCGGCTGCACGCCCTGGGCCACCCCCTGCTCGTCGCCGCCTCCCGCAAGCGGTTCCTCGGCCGGGTCCTGGCCGGGCCCGAAGGGGCGCCCCCGCCCGCCCGGGAGCGCGACGCGGCGACGGCCGCCGTCTCGGCGCTCGCGGCGCACGCCGGCGCGTGGGCGGTGCGCGTGCACGAGGTACGCGCCACGGCCGACGCGGTACGGGTCGCGCGCGCAATAGAGAGCGCGCGCACCGGAGACGGCGCGCCGGGCGAAGGAGCCCGGTGA
- the hpt gene encoding hypoxanthine phosphoribosyltransferase, translating to MRVDAKDMGADLQQVLITKEEIDAKLAELAAKIDAEYAGKDLLIVGVLKGAVMVMADLARALSTPVTMDWMAVSSYGAGTQSSGVVRILKDLDTDIKGRHVLIVEDIIDSGLTLSWLINNLGSREPETLKICTLLRKPDAAKVAIDVEWVGFDIPNEFVVGYGLDYAEKYRNLPFVGTLAPHVYGG from the coding sequence ATGCGGGTGGACGCGAAAGACATGGGTGCCGACCTCCAGCAGGTGCTCATCACCAAGGAAGAGATCGACGCGAAGCTGGCCGAGCTGGCCGCGAAGATCGACGCGGAGTACGCGGGCAAGGACCTGCTCATCGTCGGCGTCCTCAAGGGCGCGGTGATGGTCATGGCGGACCTCGCCCGGGCGCTGTCCACCCCCGTCACCATGGACTGGATGGCCGTGTCCTCGTACGGCGCGGGCACCCAGTCCTCCGGTGTGGTGCGGATCCTCAAGGACCTCGACACCGACATCAAGGGCCGGCACGTCCTGATCGTCGAGGACATCATCGACTCGGGCCTGACCCTGTCCTGGCTGATCAACAACCTCGGCTCCCGCGAGCCCGAGACCCTGAAGATCTGCACCCTGCTGCGCAAGCCGGACGCGGCCAAGGTCGCCATCGACGTCGAGTGGGTCGGCTTCGACATCCCCAACGAGTTCGTCGTCGGCTACGGCCTCGACTACGCCGAGAAGTACCGCAACCTCCCGTTCGTCGGTACGCTCGCGCCTCACGTCTACGGCGGCTGA